In Molothrus aeneus isolate 106 chromosome 13, BPBGC_Maene_1.0, whole genome shotgun sequence, a genomic segment contains:
- the LOC136562214 gene encoding mitotic-spindle organizing protein 2B-like: MSEGPAGMAAPAAMAETRLRRKQLLSAEEAELFELAQAAGSGLDPEVFRVLLDLLRMNVAPLAVFQVLKSMCAGQRLPPAAESGPAAPAPIPADSRGRNKSSSAVGGSQILAERSSREGSAQRMPRQPSASRGQKAGASGKSSGGGNSA; encoded by the exons ATGTCGGAGGGGCCGGCGGGAATGGCGGCACCGGCGGCGATGGCGGAGACGCGGCTGCGGcggaagcagctgctgagcgCGGAGGAGGCGGAGCTGTTCGAACTGGCGCAGGCGGCGGGCAGCGGGCTGGACCCGGAGGTGTTCCG GGTGCTGCTGGACCTGCTGCGCATGAACGTGGCGCCCCTCGCCGTGTTCCAGGTGCTGAAGTCGATGTGCGCCGGGCAGCGGCTCCCGCCGGCAGCCGAgagcggccccgccgcgccggcGCCGATTCCCGCCGACAGCCGAG GGAGGAAtaaaagcagctctgctgtcgGTGGCTCACAGATTCTGGCCGAGAGGAGCAGCCGGGAAGGATCTGCCCAGAGGATGCCCCGGCAGCCGAGCGCCAGCCGCGGgcagaaggcaggagcctctgggAAGAGCAGCGGGGGAGGCAACAGTGCCTAA
- the SHF gene encoding SH2 domain-containing adapter protein F: protein MLLSGAAGSERGGCSGGAGAGGAPQCVGTMARWLREHLGFRSARPAPPAPPKPDYRAGPPPQPPLPPGGAAEPLAAAQPDIVAAYRLQKERDFEDPYSGPPPAAAPDGPRYVSPKHRLIKVEAVEKVPASPSPPPPVPAAPSSPPAGPEPPDEPPQELAVLEDYADPFDAAQVAGSQAGLEKVMENDGYMEPYEAQKMMAEIRQKGLREAPARPLPLYDTPYEPVLDMDSDCSACPRPRESRLPEDDERPPEEYDQPWEWKKERISKAFAVEIKVIKDLPWPPPVGQLDSSESPPDGEPGAPLPAQHSYEDANGPSEGLGYGRTSPCREEKARAVLRHGSSSLKNTKTLTAEPGPFVGERIDPALPLESQCWYHGAISRTDAETLLRLCKEASYLVRNSETSKNDFSLSLKSSQGFMHMKLSRTQENKYVLGQHSPPFDSVPEIIHHYASRKLPIKGAEHMSLLYPVAIRTL, encoded by the exons ATGCTGCTGAGCGGAGCGGCCGGCTCGGAGCGCGGCGGCTgcagcggcggggcgggggccggcggggccCCGCAGTGCGTGGGCACCATGGCCCGCTGGCTCCGCGAGCACCTGGGCTTCCGCAGCGCCCGGCCcgcgccgcccgcgccgcccaAGCCCGACTACCGCGCCGGGCCGCCGCCTCAGCCGCCCCTGCCGCCCGGGGGCGCGGCCGAGCCGCTGGCCGCCGCCCAGCCCGACATCGTGGCGGCCTACCGGCTGCAGAAGGAGCGCGACTTCGAGGACCCCTACAGcggcccgccgcccgccgccgcccccgacGGGCCCCGCTACGTCTCGCCCAAGCACCGGCTCATCAAGGTGGAGGCGGTGGAAAAGGTGCCCGCCAGCccctcgccgccgccgccggtgcCGGCCGCCCCCAGCTCGCCCCCGGCCGGTCCCGAACCGCCCGACGAGCCGCCGCAGGAG CTGGCTGTTCTGGAGGACTATGCAGATCCCTTTGATGCAGCACAGGTggcaggcagccaggcagggctggagaaggTGATGGAGAATGATGGATATATGGAGCCCTATGAAGCCCAGAAGATGATGGCTG AGATCCGCCAGAAGGGCCTGCGGGAGGCTCCCGCACGGCCGCTGCCCCTCTATGACACCCCCTATGAGCCTGTGCTGGACATGGACAGTGACTGCTCGGCCTGCCCCAGGCCCAGGGAGTCCCGGCTGCCCGAGGATGATGAGAGGCCACCAGAGGAATATGACCAGCCCTGGGAATGGAAGAAGGAGAGGATCTCCAAAGCCTTTGCAG TTGAAATCAAGGTCATTAAAGACCTGCCATGGCCCCCGCCGGTGGGACAGCTGGACAGCAGTGAGAGCCCCCCGGATGGGGAGCCCGGtgcccccctccctgctcagcacagctacGAAGACGCCAATG GTCCCTCGGAGGGACTGGGCTACGGCCGCACCTcgccctgcagggaggagaaggcCAGGGCTGTCCTCAGGCACGGCTCCAGCAGCCTCAAGAACACAAAGACACTGACAGCTGAGCCTGGCCCCTTTGTCGGGGAGAGGATtgaccctgccctgcccctggagAGCCAGTG ctggtaCCACGGGGCCATCAGCCGGACGGACGCGGAGACGCTGCTGCGGCTGTGCAAGGAGGCCAGTTACCTGGTGCGCAACAGCGAGACCAGCAAGAACgacttctccctctccctgaa gagcagccagggcttcATGCACATGAAGCTGTCACGGACCCAGGAGAACAAGTACGtgctgggccagcacagcccGCCCTTCGACAGCGTGCCCGAGATCATCCATCACTACGCCAGCCGCAAGCTGCCCATCAAGGGGGCCGAGCACATGTCCTTGCTGTACCCGGTGGCCATCCGTACCCTATAG